GACTAGAAAGAAGAGTTTGTTTTTTATGGTTGATTGTGGCATTTCCCACTCCATTTCTTCCAAAGACAAATAACTGCCCTAGGTGCTGATAGCTGCCATCTTTTTGCCATGAAGAAGCTCCACTTGAGGACAAATCTAACATCTTGATAAGAACAAAACTGAGAGAATTGCATAGAAATACATCTGAAACACTAAATTCTTCTCACTGAGGTCTACTTACCTCTGGACTTCTTGTTATGTGAAATGATATGTTCCCTTATTGTTTAGGTTCATTTACATATGGTTCTGTTACTACAGCCTGAGGTATTCTCATAGACACCCCTTATCCATATTTGCAGGTAAGTTCTCTGTCTTTATTATTACCACCTTTTCCCCTCTGGTTTTCTTGCCATCTAACTTGCTTTCTCTCTACTTTAAGATGTATTAGTCCTTTTGTTTGAAATCTTTAGGTGGCTTTTATTGATTTCCCTCGGTAAAATTTCTTCCTACTCTAGACTCCTATAATATTAACCCACTCTAAATCATCATGTGTACTCATCCCATTTTAATACATTATGTTTCTAAACTAGGACATGTAtccaaatcattttatttttctcctttgaattTCTAACAAAATAACTGGTTCCTGTAGATTGTCAAGAGCTAGTCAAAGGctctttattaaatgaatgataaTTCATTTGGCTTTTTCAGTAAGAGTTGTCGGGAAATATTTAGTTGGgattatctatctatatatctatctatcatctacggTAAAATCCTTTATCATGTCTGTATGCTAGGGTATTTTCCTATGTGCTGTTTATCTTCATGACTGCATgtactcattttcttcttcccctaCTTTAGAGATGTTCcattttttctagctttttacATTATTCTTCCAAAACAATTGCTATAGTCTCACAGTCCCTTTTTTGCAACATTAAATAGCATATCAAAGATAAAATAATGTGAGCTTCTCTTTAAGAACTGCTATATAGGCAATATATATGATGTTTCATAAAAAATTGTACCTGTTTTTAACCAGAATGCTCATTCTTCTCTGTATTCTGGGCAGTAAggactttttcttcaaaataaatgctTTCAAGTTCCGTTTTTCACCATAAAGTGAAGAAAACAGCTAATAGAGGCtggcattttaatataaaatgtgaCAGTCACCAAAAAGCACTAAGCAGAATTATGAATTCTGAGCTCAGAAGAGAAATACAACATTAttgtacaaagaaacaaaagtaaaatgagaaaaagaaaaatatgttgcaGCAAAGACTGAGAGGTTTTCCAATGAATTTAATTTAAACTTTCCAAAAACCACATTCTGATGCAGCAAGAAAAGGCAATTTTCAATATGGGACctagagaagaaagaattggCAAAATGGGAACTATTATGTGAGCCACCTGAGAAGGACTGTCATTATTTCCTTGGCCCAAAAGAACTAAACCTAGTTCATCATATGAGATAAAATTACAAgaataaattaacataaaaagagCCACAAATATCTCCTGTCAGTTTGTATCAGTGGACTGAAGAGGATGCTGTAATTATCAGTCTACCTAACCAACTGAATCTCTTCTACTTTTATCTCTACCCTCCTTCAAAAAGTGTTTACATTTTTGTGGTAATATTTAGTGGACAGGAAAAGTATATAACCTGGGAGAGGAAgagatttataattttaaaaagagatggttAACATACATAATAAAGATCTAGAGGAGAGAGTAAAATCTAATAGGTtggaacagaaagaaattcattCTGCTTTGGGGGTAAACTGGTGAAGGAGGAGTTTCATAGGGTATATGATACATTCATgttgaagaaaatagaaacaagggTAGATAAGATTATTATGAGTCAGAAGTATTGAAttgaattttctttaataaatgataaaagatggaaataagcaataaaattttaattgactatatattttacagatttaattcattttatatgtGATGACACTGTAAGATTGCCCTATATAATCACACAGTCCATAGAATttataaagctaaaataaaatgtatttaatgtagACCAAATAGAACATTAATTTATTCTAAAGTGTATGTTATAGCATTTTCAacaatttgtttttggtttttgaaatgATTCATGTATCAAATCACCTTCAGATAATTCtacataaacatatatttgatatattcCACTGGAGTAGGAAGAAAATCGGCCACCCAAAGACATCTGTCTATTTATcccctagaacctgtgaatatggtTTTTTAGGTGACAAGGGgaattttgcagatgtgactaaGGTGAAAGACCTTGAAATGAGGACATTATTCTGGATTATCAAGGTAGGCCTAATCATGAATCTTTAAAAAACCTTTCCTGTGGCAAAGAAATGTGTTACAACTGTGTTAAAGTTAAAAGATAGTGATTCTGCTTTCTTTGAAGATGGATGAAGCAGCCCAAGAGCCAAGGAATATGATTCGTGGTTCTTCACCATTTTGCCCCACAGTAACACATATTTACATGAGTAACTCTCCTGAACCTACTCAGATTTTGACTATTAGGTTGCTATGTTCTTAGTTATGTGCATTCTTGGTGAATGAAAGGTAACTTTATAAGTTTTTAGCTTGTTAATGTAGCATTTGAATGTGTTATGATATTTTGGTGGAAAAGAGTTCTGTAAGTAATTCAAAATGGCAGTCAAACATAAACTATCTTCATTGAATTAAATCTAAGTGTATTTATTCTAATATTAATAACTAATTTGTATtaaattgacttttgtataaagtataaatgaatgaagagaaaGAGATCAAACCAATAAAGATTTGTGAAAAGATCATCTTGATAGAATTAAAACCATACTGATAAAATTTAAGCTTAATTTGGAGCATAGTGtgaaaggtaaaaaaataaattttatctcaattaacaaagaaattatttggaaaaaattgCACTGactgatatttttgttgttaatatggaaaaaaaacaaattttcaataatattttataaactgaacaataaaatacaaaaggaaaggaGATTAATTTACATGGAAGATgtgaataagaaattattttttcaaatatcccATACACTGGGAATGACATACTAAGGAGAGTAGTCTGTTTCCCCTCCTCTTTTCATGGGGGAGAATATAGTCTCAGAAAGAGTAAAGATCAATTTCTCATAGATTAACAAGATTTAATAGAGAGCCATGGTTGAGTAAATGTATCCCACACTTGGTTTCCCTATGTAGAGAGGAATGTCTACTGCTAAACTTCCATGgatctttaattcatttaaaatttgaaagcacTGGAAGTTAAAGGAATTCACTTATTTTACTTTGGAACATTTGTTTGAAATTTGTCCAGCatagaacagaaattaaaatgccaaaattcagatacaaattggaaaaaatatatataatttttctatcaGGTAGCATATATGAATACTGATTTAGCTAAGAATCATGGAAACCTGAGACCTCATTCAAATCCAATATAGCTATTCAAGAAATACTGCCTGCCTTCCCTGGATCTCTCCTTTTTTCTGTTGTAATGCTTGATGCCTCGATCAAGCCCACTTGACAGCTGCctctttttaaatgatttcttaaCCTCTTACTGTCCATCTTTTTCAGTTacagtcttttgttttgttttgttttgttttttttttttggtttccaataaatttatttaatcagaACTTCAGAGGGTTCTAGAaacctgcatttttaacaaggaCTGCAGATGATTCTAGGTTTTGATTAAAAGTATGGTTTGGGGAAGCAACTTTGCCCTTTATTGTGTGTCAGATTACAtatacaatgaaacaaaaagtaatGTAATGGAACAAAAAATTGCTTTATACAGAATATTAGTAGATACCCAAATACAATATGGTCTTAAAGATAAAatcatgtgtatatatagttgTATTCCTAAGTACAGTAGTGCCCCCCTCATCCGAAGTTTccctttctgtggtttcagttacctgtagTCAACCACATTCTAAAATAGGTGAGTACTgtaaaagaagatattttgagagcaagagagaccaacgacattcacataacttttattacagtttgTTATCATTGTCCTATTACATTGTTATTAATCTCTTGCTATGCTTAATTTATACATTAtactttatcatatatatatctcacatatatatcatagtatatatagaaaaaacaaTGTATAAAGGTTTGGTACTATCTGAGGTTTCTGGAGTTCACTGGGGGCCTTCGAATGTATCCCCCAAAGAGAGAACTACTGTATGTAAAATCGAAATACAACAATCAGAAACGTTAAGACAGCAAATCCAAGTATAAGTGAAGACACTCCTCTGAATTCCCAGGTTTCATCGAGCATCAAAAACAACCAATCTTTTAGTCCTTTTCTTGTACATTATTCTGTATCCACATTCTCTGCATCTGATTGGATCcctagattttatttcattttctgtgtgaCATTCTCCACAGATATATATCATTGGTTGTTGCTTTGGAGGTTGAACGTCCTTCTGGGTGTCCATTGTTAGCCCACAGCACGGAAGAACTTCCCACTCCCCAGTTACAGTCTTTTTACAAATGTTGAtgcacattttgatttttaatctttttcttttattttttctcccaacTCAGTTCACAAGTCTCCCTGAAAATATCAATATAGCTTCAACTTCTACAATAATGTATGTTGATTTTAAATCATACATtattgggaaaaagaaaaccagtttgGGATCAGATTATCCGTACTTCTAGGATGGTGGCTTTTGTTCattgacaaaaaataaattagaagacTGCTAAATAtccagtagatttttttttatttttataaaataaaagtaacaacatACATATTTTAAGGCAATCCAAAAGATAAAAAGGTCTGATATATCTTCCTATAAAAATTTGTATACACTTATTAAATTAG
This sequence is a window from Macaca fascicularis isolate 582-1 chromosome 2, T2T-MFA8v1.1. Protein-coding genes within it:
- the LOC102118042 gene encoding DNA-directed RNA polymerases I, II, and III subunit RPABC4 translates to MDTQKDVQPPKQQPMIYICGECHTENEIKSRDPIRCRECGYRIMYKKRTKRLVVFDAR